TTGGGAATGGCGCCGCCAGAGAGCAACTTGGGAATGCCGATCCAGCCGCCGACCAGGGAGAGAGCGCCCAGAATCATCAGCGGAACGGTCATGGTCTTCGGCGATTCATGGAGGTGATGCTCCTGTTCGTGCGTGCCCCTGAATTTGCCGAAGAAGGTCAGATAGACCAATCGGAACATGTAGAACGCCGTGCACAGCGCAGCGATGGCTCCGATGATCCAGACCAGTTTGTTGCCATGATGCGAGGCGAAGACGTTCCAGAGGATCTCATCTTTGGAGAAAAAGCCTGCAAACGGCGGAAAGCCCGCTATTGCCAGTGTCGCCAGCAAAAAGGTTGTATAGGTGACAGGCATGTGCTTTTTCAAGCCGCCCATGAAGCGAATGTCCTGCTGACCGCCCATAGCGTGAATGACGCTGCCCGAGCCCAAAAATAGGCAGGCTTTGAAAAAGGCGTGGGTCATCAAATGGAAAATGGCGATCACAAATGCGCCTGCCCCTGCCGCCATGAACATGAATCCCAACTGGCTGACCGTGGAATAGGCCAGCACTTTTTTGATATCGTTCTGATAAAGGGCAATAGTAGCCGAGAAAATGGCCGTCAGTGCGCCGACCCAGAGCACGACATTCAGCGCAATTGGGGCAGCCAGATACAGTCCATGAAAGCGACAGACCATGTACACTCCTGCCGTCACCATTGTTGCCGCATGGATGAGTGCCGATACAGGAGTTGGGCCCGCCATGGCATCGGGCAACCAGACATAGAGCGGCAATTGCGCTGATTTGCCCGTAGCGCCGATAAAAAGGCAGATCGCAGCCACATTGGTCCAGAACGGCGTTAAGGTATTATGGTGATGGAAGAATTCATTGACATCGGCGATGGTCAGTGAGCCGACATTGGCAAAGATCAAAAACATTCCCAGCAGAAATCCAAAATCGCCGATGCGATTGACGATAAAGGCTTTCTTCCCTGCAATCGCTTTTTCTTCATCTTTGTACCAGAACCCGATCAATAGATAGCTGCACAGGCCGACGCCTTCCCAGCCAACGAACATCACGGGCATGGAGTTGCCCAGAATCAACACCAGCATGGCGAACACGAACAGGTTCAAATAGGAAAAATAGCGCACGCTGGATTCGTCGCCGTGCATGTAGCCGATGGAATAAAAATGAATGACGGCGCTGACGCCCGTAACCACCAACAGCATGACGGCGGAGAGATGGTCGATGAGAAATGTCAGGCTGATTTTCAATCCGCCCGAAGTGACCCATTCATAAGGCGTGCAACTGATCGCCTCGACGCCTGCCAGTTTCACAAATACGGCATAGAGCGAAAGGACAAAAGAAGTGGCCACGGTCGAAAAAGCGAGATAGCCAGCGAATTTTTCGCCCCAAATTTGTTTTTTTCTATATGCATTGGTCGCTGCCACAATGCCATTTAGCGCAGCACCGATAAGCGGCAAGATTACGATAACAAGAATCAGGCTGTTCTCCATAAACCATTAGCCCCTTTCTGAAGTGTATGCGTCAACGCTGATCGTGCCCGTTCGTTTGAACAGGTGCACGATGATGGCGATGCCCAGCGCCACCTCGCAGGCCGCCACCACAAAGATCATCAACGAAAAAATCTGGCCGTCATGATTCTGATGCACTCGGGAGAAATAGATCAGGCTCAGATTGACGGCGTTGAGCATCAGTTCCACGGCCATTAGCATGTGCAGCAGAGTGCGCCGAAACAAAAATGTAACGCTGCCGATGGCAAACAGTAAAATCACAATCGAGAGGGTGAAAAATCCTCCAGTTCCAAATATAAAATCAGTCAGCGGATTACTCATTCTTGCGACCTTTCCAATCCAGTTGAACGATCGAAATCACTGCCACGATGGCAGCGAACAATAATGTCGAGACGTATTCAAAGGCGAACAGATATTTGGTCATCAGGTTTTTCGAAAAGATTTTAATGCCTCCGAACTCATGAGCCGATTGCTCGGGCACCAAATTGGGATTTAGATTGGCGAAGGGTTGGGCTTCGCCGCTAATAGTGATGTACAATTTATAGATGAAAAAGATGGCCAGCAGAGCGAGGAGCGGCTCACCAATCCAGTACAATTTTGAAAATGGGCGCAAATAATCTTCGCTCTTGATATCCAATAGCATGATGAAATAGATGATCAAGACCATAATGGCGCCAGCATAGATGATCAGTTGAAAGATGGCGATGCTGTGCGCCTGAAGGATGGCGTACATGCCCGCCAGCGCCACCATGCTCGCCAAAAGTCCCATAGCGCCTCGGATGGGATGTTTAGCGAACAGCAGCACCAACCCGCCAGCAATGGCGACGATTCCAAAAGCGTAGTACATGAGGATGTTGAAATCCATTTAAAAATCCTTTGAATTGTTATGCTCCAATGAGAATAGATAGCCCTAAGATTCATCTTCATTTTCAGTTTGATGAATCCGAATTCGCCCTACCTCCACGATCCACAATTCTTTTGTCACAGGCATTCTTTTATTCGCTTCGATAAATTGTTTTATCAATCTTTCTAACAGGGGCAGACTCGGATTTCGTGGCACACGAATTACCACAATTCCACCAGATTTATCAGGTGGAAAATGAATAGGGTCTGCAAAGTCTAAATCCAGCGTTACGAGACAAATATTTTCAAAACAGCATACGTCATAAAGTTGTCGATCCGAGCAACCTTCTAATCCTTGATCCCGAACCGTTTGTACTTCATATCCTGCTGCACGAAAGATATTTTGGGTTCGGGTGCCAAAATTCTCATCGAGCTTGAATTTCATGCAGCGACCTCAGCAGGGATTTCCACATATCGTTGACGGGACATTTCTGCACCATAAGCGATGGCTGCTCGAATATCCTCCTCTGTTAGGTGCGGATATTCCTCAAGAATTTCTGCTATTGTCATCCCATTTGCCAAAAAATCCAAAATCAGCGACACCCAAATTCGAGTACCACGAATACAGGGCTTGCCGAAACAGACATTTGGGTCTATAGTTATTCGTTTGAGAAGTGGGTTCATTTTTTTGCTTAAGTTGAATTTATTTTTAATGCAATTCTTATGCTTTTATTATCACTGTGCCAAAAGTCTCAATATGAAAACGAATGGCAGATTTAACATCCATCAATGCTTCTTCATAAGTGTCACCTTCGCCAACGACGATGCCCTTTAAACCAAGAGGATAGGCGACATAACCATCAGGATGTTTTTCGACTACGATTTTAAATTTATGCATAGTATCTTGCCCCCATTAATGAAATAAATGAAAAAATAGAACGGATGCAAAATCATGGATTATACCCATGCACCACATCATCGCTCACCACAGGGTGCCAATTCAAAAGCGTGTCCCGATCATAAACCATTTTGAAACGATTATAGCCCACCAGCTTCTCCGTTGTCGGCAACATCCGAATGGCGTCCACGGGACAGGCTTCAACACAGAAGCCACAGAAGATACAGCGGCTGACATCGATGTTAAAAATTTTGGGCCGCTTTTGAATGATCGGATCCTCGCTTTCTTCAGCCTCGATAGTAATGCAGGACGCTGGGCAGATGGTGGCGCACATCTGACAGGCCACGCAGCGGGGCGAGCCGTTGGTGCGTTGCACCAGAACATGTCTCCCTCGATTATTGGGCGATAAATCGGGTCGTTGTTCTTCGGGATAATAGACAACTACACCACCCCTGCGGAAGGTGAACCATTTGAATAAATTTCGGAACAAATGCTTCGATGTGATCCAGACGCCTCGGCCAATTTCCTTTACATAAAGCTGATCCAGCAGCGTTCGTTTCTTGCGATCGTAATATTTCATGTCGGGCAGGTCTGGTAATTGGTAACTCATATTTAAAATCTCCTCATTCTCAATACCTGGAAAAAATAGGCCATACGGTATCAGACAACTTTTTGACCGCTAATTGCGCTAATTATTCTTATTTCGTTAATTGGTGCTTGAATGAAAACTCACCTTTCTGCCATTTCCAGCCGCCAGTTGGCGGGGGAGAAATCTGGAAGTCCAACTATCTCAATGTCACCAGATTCCTCACTTCGTTCGGAATGACACTTTTATTTAAAATTCACTGCTTTTCGTTCAGGTACTAATTAATAATTAGCGTAATTTGTCAAATTCGTGTAATTGGCGGTCAAGATGGTGGTGATAGAAACACAATTAAAACCCACCAACCGCTACAATAATAATCGTCACAATCAAATTTAAAATGGACAGCGGCAACAAAATCTGCCAGCCCAATTTCATCAATTGGTCATAACGAAATCGGGGTAAACTCCACCGCATCTGCTGCAACAGCCAGCAGAAGAAAAAGACCTTTAACGTGAACGACAGTAATTCCAGAATCACCACCGTCGCATGGGAGAGCGGGGTAAATCCGCCCCAGGGCCAATGAAACCCATCGGCCATGAGATAGGGCACGGAATAGCCGCCAAAGAACAGGGTCGTCACAATGACCGCCACAAAGGCGATGGTGATAAATTCAGCGAACATGAACAGCAGCATTTTGAAGCCCGAGTATTCGGTGAAATAGCCTGAGATAATTTCCGACTCGGCTTCGGGCAAATCGAATGGGATGCGCTTGTTTTCGGCGATGGCGGCAAACAGAAATAGGAAGAAAGCGACAGGCTGCAAGAAAATGCCCCATTTCGGCAGCCAGCCCCAGGCCAACTGTCGCTGGGCTTGCACCAATTCCCAAATATCCACTTGCTGGTAAATGAAAATTAAGCCCAGCAGTGATAAACCCATGCTGATTTCGTACGAGATCATCTGAGAGGCGCCCCGCATGCCGCCCATCATGGAGAACTTATTGTTGGACGACCAGCCCGCCAGGATGGCGCCGAAAATATTCAGTCCGCTAATAGCAAAAATATAGAGCAAACCGACGTTCAAATCAGCGACCTGCACCCGAAAGCTAAAATCAGGCAGGTGATTGGCAAAATATTCGGGCAGCCAGGGGATCCATTTCAGATACCAGGCTTGGAAGAATTCGGCGGGTCGCAACTCCCCCGCAAATGGAACTACCGCCGCTGTAATTGTCGCAGGCACGAAAGCGAAAAAGATGGCCAGATTGTACATCAAGAAATCATACGCTCGGGGCTTGAAATCTTCTTTGACCAACGTCTTGATAGCATCAGCCAGGTTATTGATGAACCCCCACAGCGCCAGCTTTTTCCCACCAGGTAGGGGAATAGCCGCCCGATTCGCCCCGATGCGATCCTGCAGCACAGCCGATTGTTTTCGTTCCGACCAGCTCATCAATGCGCCCATGGTGAACATAAACAAAAATACAGCGCTGGCTAATAGGAAACTCGTGATAAAATTGACGGTATTAATGCCTAAAAAAGTGGATTCCATTTAATCTACCTTTGATAAATTTTTAGATAATGCCCTCTGCTTTTAATATTTGCAAAATTTCTTCCTTTCGCACATCTCCGATTTTTGTCTTTGCATAAATTGTCAAAAGCCGAACCACTTGCTCTTCATCTTTTACATAGCTGATAACACGATAGCCACTGCGTTTTCCTTTCGAAATATCAGTGCATCTCAATCGAATTTTATAAATGTT
Above is a genomic segment from candidate division KSB1 bacterium containing:
- the nuoL gene encoding NADH-quinone oxidoreductase subunit L — translated: MENSLILVIVILPLIGAALNGIVAATNAYRKKQIWGEKFAGYLAFSTVATSFVLSLYAVFVKLAGVEAISCTPYEWVTSGGLKISLTFLIDHLSAVMLLVVTGVSAVIHFYSIGYMHGDESSVRYFSYLNLFVFAMLVLILGNSMPVMFVGWEGVGLCSYLLIGFWYKDEEKAIAGKKAFIVNRIGDFGFLLGMFLIFANVGSLTIADVNEFFHHHNTLTPFWTNVAAICLFIGATGKSAQLPLYVWLPDAMAGPTPVSALIHAATMVTAGVYMVCRFHGLYLAAPIALNVVLWVGALTAIFSATIALYQNDIKKVLAYSTVSQLGFMFMAAGAGAFVIAIFHLMTHAFFKACLFLGSGSVIHAMGGQQDIRFMGGLKKHMPVTYTTFLLATLAIAGFPPFAGFFSKDEILWNVFASHHGNKLVWIIGAIAALCTAFYMFRLVYLTFFGKFRGTHEQEHHLHESPKTMTVPLMILGALSLVGGWIGIPKLLSGGAIPNFFHDFLEPAVTKYGHVEVGHYSHATEFSLMGLSVLIAVIGWYLAQTIFRDLKRELPDPSTYTGVPKMLWNKYWVDEIYDAIIVRPLKYLSTNIFLNISDKKIIDGAADGSALGWRKASSLFAKLQTGNMQAYGFYMIVGIAVAVVVALYVF
- the nuoK gene encoding NADH-quinone oxidoreductase subunit NuoK, giving the protein MSNPLTDFIFGTGGFFTLSIVILLFAIGSVTFLFRRTLLHMLMAVELMLNAVNLSLIYFSRVHQNHDGQIFSLMIFVVAACEVALGIAIIVHLFKRTGTISVDAYTSERG
- a CDS encoding NADH-quinone oxidoreductase subunit J, whose translation is MDFNILMYYAFGIVAIAGGLVLLFAKHPIRGAMGLLASMVALAGMYAILQAHSIAIFQLIIYAGAIMVLIIYFIMLLDIKSEDYLRPFSKLYWIGEPLLALLAIFFIYKLYITISGEAQPFANLNPNLVPEQSAHEFGGIKIFSKNLMTKYLFAFEYVSTLLFAAIVAVISIVQLDWKGRKNE
- a CDS encoding DUF5615 family PIN-like protein translates to MKFKLDENFGTRTQNIFRAAGYEVQTVRDQGLEGCSDRQLYDVCCFENICLVTLDLDFADPIHFPPDKSGGIVVIRVPRNPSLPLLERLIKQFIEANKRMPVTKELWIVEVGRIRIHQTENEDES
- a CDS encoding DUF433 domain-containing protein, which translates into the protein MNPLLKRITIDPNVCFGKPCIRGTRIWVSLILDFLANGMTIAEILEEYPHLTEEDIRAAIAYGAEMSRQRYVEIPAEVAA
- a CDS encoding type II toxin-antitoxin system HicB family antitoxin — its product is MHKFKIVVEKHPDGYVAYPLGLKGIVVGEGDTYEEALMDVKSAIRFHIETFGTVIIKA
- a CDS encoding NADH-quinone oxidoreductase subunit I, encoding MSYQLPDLPDMKYYDRKKRTLLDQLYVKEIGRGVWITSKHLFRNLFKWFTFRRGGVVVYYPEEQRPDLSPNNRGRHVLVQRTNGSPRCVACQMCATICPASCITIEAEESEDPIIQKRPKIFNIDVSRCIFCGFCVEACPVDAIRMLPTTEKLVGYNRFKMVYDRDTLLNWHPVVSDDVVHGYNP
- a CDS encoding NADH-quinone oxidoreductase subunit H, which produces MESTFLGINTVNFITSFLLASAVFLFMFTMGALMSWSERKQSAVLQDRIGANRAAIPLPGGKKLALWGFINNLADAIKTLVKEDFKPRAYDFLMYNLAIFFAFVPATITAAVVPFAGELRPAEFFQAWYLKWIPWLPEYFANHLPDFSFRVQVADLNVGLLYIFAISGLNIFGAILAGWSSNNKFSMMGGMRGASQMISYEISMGLSLLGLIFIYQQVDIWELVQAQRQLAWGWLPKWGIFLQPVAFFLFLFAAIAENKRIPFDLPEAESEIISGYFTEYSGFKMLLFMFAEFITIAFVAVIVTTLFFGGYSVPYLMADGFHWPWGGFTPLSHATVVILELLSFTLKVFFFCWLLQQMRWSLPRFRYDQLMKLGWQILLPLSILNLIVTIIIVAVGGF